A window of the Vigna angularis cultivar LongXiaoDou No.4 chromosome 3, ASM1680809v1, whole genome shotgun sequence genome harbors these coding sequences:
- the LOC108324606 gene encoding protein MAIN-LIKE 1-like, which yields MSQDEFAAYVAWPANPAQEGDRAEAANDLYLEEDHEDVAEGGFPGGPLDTSVLTHYIHHVAYAIWQGQEREEIKLISHGKKLNRLGSCHEGIRDIVNGYGLISLVGISYDYVDRGLLLPFVERFHFETSSFHLPVGEMTVTLDDVSSLLHLPVLGQLCNLEEVDFEDSRRAIVELLGVDGGRAGVELHAAHGAKVRLSWLRYIYAEHCEQRHWEYAARAYLLHLVGCSIFADKIATSIHVSYFLLFRDVHACDRYAWGIVALAYMYEQLGDVSLASTKQMAGYLTLLQSWIYEHLPTLGRRRLVSSYMEDRPRAAKWESPRQGWIRIGETLCRYLPERVLRYFGFQQSIPRDPLVVEDEDILAIDDAWLHYHNHVVKGMVIGRFPSDCVDGYLPWFRMISHPYIIHAADDDRPSLAPRL from the exons GAGGAGGATCATGAGGATGTTGCTGAAGGTGGATTTCCTGGAGGTCCATTAGACACTTCAGTATTGACACATTACATTCACCATGTTGCTTATGCGATATGGCAAGGTCAA gAACGGGAAGAGATCAAGTTGATCTCCCATGGGAAGAAGTTAAACAGATTAGGATCCTGCCACGAGGGCATTAGAGACATCGTTAATGGTTATGGTCTGATCTCTCTGGTAGGCATCTCCTATGACTATGTGGATAGGGGTCTACTACTGCCATTTGTAGAGAGATTTCATTTCGAGACCAGTAGTTTCCATCTCCCTGTGGGTGAGATGACCGTGACTTTAGATGATGTGTCATCGTTGCTGCACCTCCCAGTTTTAGGCCAGTTATGTAATCTGGAGGAAGTAGATTTTGAAGATAGTAGACGTGCCATTGTGGAGCTTTTAGGCGTGGATGGTGGGAGAGCTGGTGTTGAGTTACATGCAGCTCACGGTGCGAAAGTCAGATTGAGTTGGCTTCGATACATTTACGCTGAGCACTGTGAGCAGCGGCATTGGGAGTACGCTGCCCGGGCATACTTGTTGCATCTAGTTGGATGCAGTATATTTGCTGATAAGATTGCCACATCCATTCACGTGTCATATTTTTTGCTCTTTAGAGACGTACACGCATGTGACCGATATGCTTGGGGCATTGTTGCACTAGCATATATGTATGAGCAGCTAGGAGATGTCAGCTTGGCTTCGACCAAACAGATGGCAGGTTATTTGACTCTGTTACAG AGTTGGATATATGAGCACTTACCTACGTTGGGAAGAAGGCGTCTGGTGTCTTCGTACATGGAAGACAGACCGCGTGCTGCGAAGTGGGAGTCACCGAGGCAAG GATGGATCAGGATTGGTGAAACGTTGTGTCGATATTTGCCTGAGCGTGTTTTGAGGTACTTTGGGTTTCAGCAGTCCATCCCTCGAGACCCACTCGTTGTTGAAGATGAGGACATACTGGCCATCGATGATGCTTGGTTGCACTATCATAATCATGTGGTTAAGGGTATGGTCATCGGCAGATTCCCATCTGATTGTGTTGATGGTTACCTTCCTTGGTTTAGGATGATATCTCATCCTTATATTATTCATGCTGCCGATGACGATCGACCGAGTCTTGCTCCCAGACTGTGA